One region of Pseudoalteromonas galatheae genomic DNA includes:
- a CDS encoding TonB-dependent siderophore receptor: MKSNTFRLNKFKRAMRICRRSLFISSAGLILATANVYASDTKYQLNIDPQPLSTAIAELSAATQQQITAVGVTLAEQRTIRVKGDYTTEKALEILLKGSGLVATKVGENRLLIHKLDTSLTPQKEIERIAVMGSYVVNEPIDTATGLGLTLQETPQTVNIITRQSIEDQALTSLTDVINNASGISAKAYDSSRNAFSSRGFNVDNYQIDGVPVQWNGAQSAGESLTDTALYERIEIVRGATGLLTGAGDPSASINLVRKHANSSELSGKVIARLGRWNNYYASLDLGTGLNESGSIRGRTVMVLQEGDSFVDYEKKSKQVFYATVDADLSNATLLRLGYSIQDNEPKGSQWGGLPIFHSDLSRTDFDRSASVAAKWSSWASTHKTFFANLHHSFSNGWELVAHANKNVSTADMYLLWVSGLPHPVTGSGMTASASRLENEREQVDFGVRLQGMYSLFDREHEFVLGAAKSDQDFVYYGFEGGGSKTAKPVMNFFEWNGEFDQPDWGQKYTSQDYTTEQTGYFAATRIHLSDKFKAIVGARLASWNRQGVSYGKDQDYGDDDVFIPYAGLLYSLTDSHTIYTSYTEIFKPQNAVDADDNYLDPLTGINYEIGLKSTYFNDALHTNITYFQTQQENLAVVDPDFVPRPDKLAAYKEADGVESDGYELEVVGQIMDGWKINANYTAFEATAEDSSGTSNTVNTRFPRKIFRLFNTFEYNQFTLGAGISWEGENYTDIKSPLGNVRVEQPSYSLINLMARYQHNEALSVQLNVDNAFDKEYYSQIGFYSQLAYGEPRNISLSLHYKL, encoded by the coding sequence ATGAAAAGCAACACTTTTAGATTAAATAAGTTTAAGCGTGCGATGAGAATATGTAGACGGAGCTTATTTATTTCTAGCGCAGGACTTATATTGGCAACTGCGAATGTTTATGCCAGTGATACCAAATACCAACTAAATATAGATCCTCAACCGCTCTCTACAGCAATAGCTGAACTGTCTGCTGCAACGCAACAGCAAATCACAGCTGTTGGCGTCACGCTAGCAGAGCAAAGAACAATACGAGTGAAGGGTGACTATACGACAGAAAAGGCACTCGAAATTCTATTAAAAGGAAGCGGGCTTGTTGCAACCAAAGTTGGCGAAAACCGCCTCTTAATCCATAAACTAGACACTTCTCTAACACCCCAAAAGGAAATTGAACGTATTGCGGTGATGGGCAGTTATGTTGTTAATGAACCAATTGATACGGCAACAGGTTTGGGTCTGACATTGCAAGAAACCCCACAAACCGTGAACATAATTACTCGTCAGAGCATTGAAGATCAGGCATTAACTTCTCTAACCGATGTGATTAACAACGCTTCTGGCATTTCGGCCAAAGCCTATGATAGCTCAAGGAATGCGTTTTCGTCTCGAGGTTTCAATGTTGACAACTATCAAATCGATGGCGTGCCAGTACAGTGGAATGGTGCACAGAGTGCTGGGGAGTCACTCACCGACACGGCACTCTATGAACGCATTGAAATCGTGCGAGGAGCAACTGGATTGTTGACTGGCGCAGGAGATCCGTCTGCATCAATTAACTTAGTTCGTAAACACGCAAATTCGAGTGAGCTCAGTGGCAAGGTTATTGCGCGCTTAGGTCGATGGAACAATTATTATGCGAGTTTGGACTTGGGGACAGGGCTAAACGAGAGTGGTTCTATTCGTGGTCGAACAGTTATGGTGCTACAAGAGGGAGACTCTTTTGTTGACTATGAAAAAAAGAGTAAACAGGTCTTTTATGCCACCGTTGATGCAGATTTGTCGAATGCAACCTTACTGCGATTAGGGTATAGCATTCAAGACAATGAACCCAAAGGCTCTCAATGGGGTGGGCTGCCAATATTCCACTCTGATCTCAGCCGTACAGACTTTGATCGTTCAGCTTCAGTGGCCGCAAAATGGAGTAGTTGGGCCAGTACACACAAAACATTTTTTGCAAACCTACATCACAGCTTTAGTAATGGATGGGAGTTGGTTGCCCATGCGAATAAAAATGTCAGCACTGCGGATATGTATTTACTGTGGGTATCCGGGCTTCCTCATCCTGTGACGGGAAGCGGGATGACTGCTTCTGCATCGCGGCTAGAAAATGAAAGAGAGCAGGTTGACTTTGGTGTCAGGTTACAAGGCATGTACTCTTTGTTTGACCGTGAACATGAATTTGTACTTGGGGCTGCTAAGAGCGATCAAGACTTTGTATATTATGGCTTTGAAGGCGGTGGTAGTAAAACTGCCAAACCGGTCATGAACTTTTTTGAGTGGAACGGAGAATTTGACCAGCCAGATTGGGGCCAAAAATACACCAGCCAAGATTACACTACGGAGCAAACAGGTTACTTTGCTGCGACACGGATACATTTGAGCGATAAGTTTAAGGCAATTGTTGGTGCACGGTTAGCGAGTTGGAATAGGCAGGGGGTCTCCTACGGTAAAGACCAAGACTATGGCGACGATGACGTATTTATTCCCTATGCGGGGCTGCTATATAGCTTAACTGACAGTCATACAATTTATACAAGTTATACTGAAATTTTTAAGCCGCAGAATGCGGTTGACGCTGATGACAATTACTTAGATCCTCTCACTGGGATCAATTATGAAATTGGTTTAAAAAGCACTTATTTCAATGATGCGTTACATACCAATATAACTTACTTTCAAACACAACAAGAGAATTTAGCGGTTGTTGACCCTGATTTTGTTCCACGTCCTGATAAGTTAGCTGCATACAAGGAAGCGGATGGCGTTGAAAGTGACGGCTACGAGCTCGAAGTGGTTGGTCAGATCATGGATGGCTGGAAGATCAATGCCAATTATACCGCATTCGAAGCAACCGCTGAAGATAGTAGCGGCACATCAAATACGGTTAATACCCGATTTCCTCGAAAAATATTTAGGCTATTCAATACCTTTGAATATAACCAATTTACATTGGGTGCAGGTATCTCTTGGGAAGGTGAAAACTACACTGACATAAAATCACCATTAGGTAATGTACGAGTTGAACAGCCTTCCTATTCACTTATCAATTTAATGGCTAGATACCAACATAATGAGGCGCTATCAGTACAATTAAACGTTGATAATGCCTTTGATAAAGAATATTACAGTCAGATCGGCTTCTACTCGCAGCTAGCATATGGTGAGCCAAGAAATATTAGTTTGAGTCTGCATTACAAACTATAA
- a CDS encoding RNA polymerase sigma factor: MMYSQEILQSLSSNECALKRFLTRKLGCSDTASDILQIIAEKLLLKKVKRTVENPTAYLYRSAHNEVINYIRSKQVRTQSESLYMKVYVDSQIPDISKSYIDSCDLRCLRIALDELPLLTRQIFFMYTINGIKQRDIAAQLAISLSSVEKRLTVAIKFCKEVLSQ; this comes from the coding sequence ATGATGTATTCACAAGAAATATTACAGTCACTCTCCTCCAATGAATGTGCGCTAAAGCGGTTTTTGACAAGAAAACTTGGCTGCTCAGACACCGCATCAGACATTCTGCAGATAATTGCTGAAAAGCTGTTATTGAAAAAAGTAAAGCGTACAGTGGAAAACCCAACAGCATATTTGTATCGCTCAGCTCACAATGAGGTCATTAATTATATCCGCAGTAAGCAGGTTAGAACTCAGAGCGAAAGCCTGTATATGAAGGTGTATGTCGATAGCCAAATACCCGATATTTCAAAATCCTACATCGACTCATGTGACCTTCGTTGTTTACGTATCGCGTTAGATGAACTGCCTCTGTTAACTCGACAAATATTCTTCATGTACACCATCAATGGTATCAAGCAACGAGATATTGCTGCACAGCTAGCAATTAGTCTTTCAAGTGTGGAAAAGCGTCTCACCGTAGCAATAAAATTTTGTAAAGAGGTTCTATCCCAGTAA
- a CDS encoding sensor histidine kinase: MKKVSLRLKTMIGTAIIEAVLLSALIFVVIDFMMESANDAMNKRATTTASLFASATKNAVLSYDLATLDAFTNELLSNPDILYVKVIDGENQTLSFAGNERLKERTFEGDTLVETVTDGIFDIHADIVEGGTLFGTIQIGIDIGTINRAMSEVKRWTVSIALFEMALVAIFSYFLGIYLTTNLYILKSQAKFIASNVKNGVFDFKWKPIQSKDELQELSLAFDELSQTLAEEHERRERYQHDLVELNRNLEELVAQRTEKLNQRNHQLEATNKELEAAQQQLVHSEKMASVGQLAAGVAHEINNPLGFVTSNLDVMRHYQSDYAELAKRAIQLGLEPDTLTAFNQFVQDKDFTFINRDCNELIDESMTGVQRVSAIVNDLKQFSRTDTVQLQPCDINACIKTTLNLVESKIKYHAKVITQLNEIPQVLGNQGKLIQVFTNLLINAAQALESEGEIRVSTRLDHECILIQIQDDGIGIPEEIKNKIFDPFFTTKSIGKGTGLGLSISYDIIKEHGGELLVKSEVGVGSCFTITLPVML; the protein is encoded by the coding sequence ATGAAAAAAGTATCGTTAAGACTTAAAACTATGATTGGCACTGCCATTATTGAAGCGGTGTTGCTGAGTGCACTCATATTTGTGGTGATTGATTTTATGATGGAGTCTGCAAATGACGCCATGAATAAACGCGCAACAACGACCGCTAGTTTGTTTGCGAGCGCGACAAAGAATGCGGTGTTGTCATACGATTTAGCGACTCTAGATGCCTTTACCAATGAACTATTAAGTAACCCTGATATTCTCTATGTGAAAGTCATCGATGGTGAAAACCAAACTCTTTCTTTTGCAGGTAACGAGCGCTTAAAAGAACGTACATTTGAAGGTGATACGTTAGTTGAAACAGTTACCGACGGTATTTTTGATATTCATGCTGATATTGTTGAGGGTGGGACACTGTTTGGTACCATTCAAATAGGCATAGATATTGGCACCATAAATCGAGCTATGTCAGAGGTAAAACGCTGGACGGTTTCCATCGCGCTGTTTGAAATGGCGTTAGTTGCTATTTTCTCTTATTTTCTCGGTATATATTTAACAACCAATCTGTATATATTGAAAAGCCAAGCAAAATTTATTGCTAGTAATGTCAAAAATGGCGTATTTGATTTCAAATGGAAACCAATACAGAGCAAAGATGAGTTACAAGAGCTGTCTTTGGCCTTTGATGAGTTATCACAAACTTTAGCTGAGGAACATGAGCGTCGAGAACGATATCAACATGATTTGGTTGAGCTAAATAGAAACTTAGAAGAACTGGTAGCACAAAGAACAGAAAAGCTAAATCAACGAAATCATCAACTTGAGGCAACCAATAAAGAACTTGAAGCAGCTCAACAGCAGCTCGTACACTCAGAAAAAATGGCCTCAGTAGGTCAGTTGGCGGCTGGAGTAGCCCATGAAATAAATAATCCCCTAGGATTTGTCACGAGCAACCTCGACGTGATGCGTCATTATCAGAGTGATTACGCAGAGCTTGCAAAACGTGCGATTCAGCTCGGACTTGAACCTGATACACTCACAGCGTTCAATCAGTTCGTTCAAGATAAAGATTTTACTTTTATTAACCGTGATTGTAACGAGCTTATTGATGAATCGATGACGGGGGTACAGAGAGTTTCTGCTATTGTGAATGACCTCAAACAGTTTTCAAGGACAGATACCGTTCAGTTGCAACCTTGCGATATTAATGCCTGTATAAAGACAACGTTAAATCTGGTGGAGAGTAAAATTAAATATCATGCAAAAGTGATCACACAGTTGAATGAAATCCCTCAAGTGCTTGGTAATCAAGGGAAACTAATTCAAGTGTTCACGAATTTACTGATCAATGCGGCTCAGGCACTGGAAAGTGAGGGAGAGATCAGAGTATCGACTAGGCTAGATCATGAGTGTATATTGATCCAAATACAAGATGATGGAATAGGGATCCCCGAAGAAATAAAAAACAAGATATTTGACCCATTTTTTACGACTAAGTCTATTGGTAAGGGGACAGGCTTAGGCCTTTCAATAAGTTATGACATAATTAAAGAGCATGGCGGCGAGCTTTTGGTGAAAAGTGAGGTTGGTGTCGGAAGCTGCTTCACTATTACACTGCCTGTCATGCTCTGA
- a CDS encoding PhnD/SsuA/transferrin family substrate-binding protein translates to MIKALLIIIWLFSFSCFSADYTFAFVPQQSANKLAKNWQPILDYLNDKTGDHYTFKTAKDIPTFEARVLQQEYDVAYMNPYHFVVFNERAGYQAIAKQRDKMIKGIIVVKKGAGITDLSQLQGETLAFPAPAAFAASILPRGELMKQGIEFTPKYVSSHDSVYLNVSRGFAKAGGGVMRTFNNADPKIKSQLDILWTTRGYTPHAFAVKKVMPEDARQRLVDALLSLELTGEGIRLLEAVNFKGIMAASNEDWQDIKALELEALVGK, encoded by the coding sequence ATGATAAAAGCTCTACTCATTATTATATGGTTATTCTCATTTTCGTGCTTTAGCGCTGATTATACATTTGCCTTTGTCCCCCAGCAGTCTGCAAATAAGTTAGCCAAGAATTGGCAGCCTATTCTCGATTATCTCAATGATAAAACTGGAGATCACTACACTTTTAAAACCGCTAAAGATATACCCACCTTTGAAGCCCGAGTGCTACAACAAGAATATGATGTGGCATACATGAACCCCTACCACTTTGTAGTGTTTAATGAGCGGGCAGGTTATCAAGCTATCGCTAAGCAAAGAGATAAAATGATCAAAGGGATCATCGTGGTTAAAAAGGGAGCGGGTATTACTGACTTGTCACAGTTGCAAGGAGAAACGCTTGCTTTTCCGGCTCCCGCTGCATTTGCTGCAAGCATTTTGCCCCGTGGGGAGCTGATGAAACAAGGCATTGAGTTTACGCCAAAATATGTTTCATCCCATGATTCCGTTTATCTTAATGTGTCGAGAGGATTTGCCAAGGCAGGGGGCGGTGTAATGCGCACTTTCAACAATGCCGACCCTAAAATTAAATCGCAACTCGACATTCTTTGGACGACGAGGGGTTACACACCACATGCATTCGCCGTAAAAAAAGTAATGCCAGAAGACGCAAGGCAAAGATTAGTTGACGCGTTGCTCTCTCTTGAACTGACTGGAGAAGGAATTCGGCTACTCGAAGCTGTTAATTTCAAAGGCATTATGGCGGCGTCGAATGAGGATTGGCAAGACATAAAAGCATTAGAATTAGAAGCCTTGGTTGGTAAATAG
- a CDS encoding LysR family transcriptional regulator, with the protein MFTHLPSLNNVKTFAVAAHYLSFKDAARALNITPTAVSHQIKSLESQLRVQLFERKTRAVQLTRQGEALAKVCIDSLNRLDNAFIEFMEPKNDLLISCCNSFAALWLAPNMAAINRAFPNQTVTICASDQLIDLDKEKHIDIALRYGNAESNSNEIHLIKEQIGMYASPNYQPPRQGKPVLFITHWRDESGLKNIPCHEHIDESLYELRYFEQEHFVMQAAVAGQGMALMSDVLARTAVTQGWLYKQTEFKAFEGYSYWVRQTTHRKSTLIMERFTAWLAEALVEEITK; encoded by the coding sequence ATGTTTACACACTTACCGTCTTTGAATAATGTAAAAACTTTTGCGGTTGCCGCGCATTACTTGAGCTTTAAAGATGCAGCACGAGCACTTAATATCACGCCCACGGCAGTGTCACATCAGATAAAATCTTTGGAATCACAATTAAGAGTCCAGCTCTTTGAGCGCAAAACGCGAGCAGTGCAATTAACGAGGCAAGGAGAGGCACTGGCAAAGGTATGTATTGACTCACTCAATAGATTAGATAATGCGTTTATAGAGTTTATGGAGCCAAAAAACGATTTACTGATTTCATGCTGTAATTCGTTTGCTGCACTTTGGCTTGCACCAAATATGGCTGCCATTAATCGCGCTTTTCCGAATCAAACGGTCACAATCTGCGCAAGTGATCAGCTAATTGACTTAGACAAAGAAAAGCACATTGATATCGCCCTACGCTATGGCAACGCTGAATCAAATTCTAATGAAATCCATCTTATCAAAGAGCAGATAGGGATGTACGCAAGCCCAAATTATCAGCCGCCCAGGCAAGGTAAACCGGTGTTATTTATTACCCATTGGCGAGATGAAAGTGGGCTTAAAAATATTCCTTGCCATGAACACATCGATGAAAGTTTGTATGAGTTACGCTATTTTGAGCAAGAGCACTTTGTCATGCAGGCAGCTGTGGCTGGGCAAGGCATGGCTTTAATGAGCGATGTATTAGCGAGAACAGCTGTTACGCAAGGGTGGTTGTATAAGCAGACAGAATTTAAAGCTTTTGAGGGTTACAGTTATTGGGTCAGGCAGACAACCCACCGAAAGAGCACATTAATTATGGAGCGCTTTACGGCTTGGTTGGCTGAAGCACTAGTTGAGGAAATAACAAAGTAG
- a CDS encoding FMN-dependent NADH-azoreductase encodes MKNILYISCSVRKYSENETQHQSISRMLGEQFLNTFSQTTHKVEIIHRDLSVKQPAFIDEKFIAAAFAKGALSEEQHLVLAESDEIIKEVVNADIIVIASPMYNYGMPAVLKAWFDLAIRVDKTFSFDLARGDKPLEPILSGKTLVLLSSWGEFAFKKGESQYHLNHLSSHIEQLAPYLGAEAFYEIASEYQEFDDDRHKRSKALAIEEINNLVHMLSNQNS; translated from the coding sequence ATGAAAAACATTCTATACATAAGTTGCAGCGTAAGAAAGTACAGTGAGAACGAAACACAACACCAATCAATAAGCAGAATGTTGGGAGAGCAGTTTTTAAATACTTTTAGTCAAACTACACATAAAGTAGAAATCATCCATCGTGATCTTTCCGTAAAACAACCTGCATTTATCGATGAAAAATTTATTGCGGCTGCATTTGCAAAAGGAGCTTTGAGCGAAGAGCAGCATTTAGTACTCGCTGAGTCTGACGAAATTATTAAAGAGGTGGTCAATGCGGATATTATCGTGATCGCAAGTCCTATGTATAACTATGGCATGCCCGCCGTACTAAAGGCTTGGTTTGATCTGGCAATCCGAGTTGATAAAACCTTTAGTTTTGACCTAGCACGAGGTGATAAACCGCTTGAACCAATTTTATCAGGTAAAACACTCGTATTACTGTCATCTTGGGGCGAGTTTGCATTTAAAAAGGGCGAGTCACAATATCATTTGAACCACCTAAGTAGCCATATCGAGCAGCTGGCTCCATATTTAGGTGCTGAGGCGTTTTATGAAATCGCATCTGAGTATCAAGAGTTTGACGACGACAGGCATAAGCGATCTAAAGCGCTTGCAATTGAAGAAATCAACAACCTCGTACATATGCTCAGCAATCAAAATAGCTAA
- a CDS encoding DUF349 domain-containing protein encodes MIFKHLFTPKWKHPKVDVRSQAVDKLDLSKDASLLHTLALEDESAQIRKKVLTKVNDLGLWWKVYKQDSELKELAEQKISSAVINQDTALQSNIREEYIERYAPAKTLEKVALIETDLANKVKLLKRLANATLIEKSFKDGDEALQIAMLELIAQHSLEKSVLKAAKGEALTSLNGSLEQQRLAKEMPTQVAEQTRVVLAKLNALRDKQNYETVNAQAQQLFAQWQGIELKWLDAETVTALDAKYQQVADKLNRHLNELQVKHQAQQAELMQKQNEALEFAELTAELEAIEKSVEIACKTLDLTPHDALVKRSEVLKGKIAAPQYIAVESLGEFTRKLQNIERDLADLPALIAASETFNNALSELKAVEVPTSLEALDTQMQEQKDRYVAARKALDSLPKVLHKSAKAELSDTSHVFMTAVEPLKNEQEKALKIAKKKARDVQRLIDQGRFNVAFGVFNGFIEHFELLTPSYKKQLESQHESLSKTLKDLKDWQKYAATPKREELLAELDIKLAEESVDPVKRAEEVKLLRTRWNELGHVETEQEKAQAAQFDEKIELLFVPCRAYFAEQEVQREQAKIAREAVIEEVKVLLSTLDNEGIDWREVEAQFNRLAKAWKNAGNVDAKIYQKLNSIYREHHQAVYEKLKAFHQANAVEKAKLVETARQQLEAEDLAAACDLLKSLQKQWQQIGFAGAKQEHTLWKAFRAHNDAVFEKRSAQYAEQKAQEKSQEAEQRQLLAEFDNKVIEAVTQNELAAIRDELNTFTVVLGLKQEKNRLLSQVKSKLDDLFSSQRREKFNELVEAVETGGDIPSSWQGTNKTSLNTAQLLLRLEILTNQSSPEALQSERMSEQVAMLDAKLQGEESSLEIYLISYLAEASEAELSSSKDRLLSVLNA; translated from the coding sequence ATGATCTTTAAACACCTTTTTACACCGAAATGGAAACACCCTAAGGTTGATGTTCGCTCACAAGCAGTGGACAAGTTAGACTTGAGCAAAGATGCAAGTTTATTACACACGTTGGCACTAGAGGACGAGTCAGCGCAGATCAGAAAAAAAGTACTTACGAAAGTAAATGACCTTGGTCTTTGGTGGAAAGTTTATAAGCAAGATAGCGAGCTAAAAGAGCTTGCTGAGCAGAAAATTTCGAGTGCGGTCATTAACCAAGACACCGCGCTGCAGAGCAACATTCGTGAAGAATACATTGAACGCTATGCGCCAGCTAAAACGCTTGAAAAAGTCGCGTTAATTGAAACCGATTTAGCAAATAAAGTTAAACTGCTTAAGCGCCTTGCGAACGCCACGTTAATCGAAAAATCGTTCAAAGACGGTGATGAAGCTCTTCAGATTGCCATGTTGGAACTGATTGCACAGCATTCACTCGAAAAGAGTGTCCTAAAAGCAGCCAAAGGTGAAGCGCTTACTTCTCTTAACGGATCACTGGAGCAGCAGCGATTAGCAAAAGAAATGCCTACTCAAGTTGCTGAGCAAACGCGAGTTGTGCTTGCCAAGTTAAACGCGCTAAGAGATAAGCAAAACTATGAAACTGTGAATGCGCAAGCACAGCAGTTATTTGCGCAGTGGCAAGGCATTGAGCTTAAGTGGTTAGATGCTGAAACGGTAACTGCACTAGATGCAAAGTATCAACAAGTAGCAGATAAATTAAACCGCCACCTCAATGAGTTACAAGTTAAACATCAAGCGCAGCAAGCTGAGTTAATGCAAAAGCAAAATGAAGCCCTAGAGTTCGCTGAATTAACGGCTGAACTTGAAGCCATTGAAAAATCGGTTGAAATTGCATGTAAAACACTAGACTTAACTCCGCACGATGCACTGGTTAAACGTAGTGAAGTATTAAAAGGTAAGATAGCCGCACCGCAATATATCGCTGTTGAATCACTTGGTGAGTTCACCAGAAAACTGCAAAATATCGAGCGTGATCTTGCCGATTTGCCAGCACTTATTGCTGCAAGTGAAACCTTCAATAATGCCCTCTCAGAGTTGAAGGCAGTCGAAGTACCAACTTCGTTAGAAGCGCTCGATACCCAAATGCAAGAACAAAAAGACCGCTATGTTGCGGCGCGTAAAGCACTAGATTCACTGCCTAAGGTATTGCATAAATCGGCAAAAGCTGAGTTATCAGACACAAGCCATGTGTTTATGACAGCTGTTGAGCCGCTTAAAAATGAGCAAGAAAAAGCACTCAAAATCGCGAAGAAGAAAGCACGCGATGTTCAACGATTAATTGATCAAGGTCGATTTAACGTAGCATTTGGTGTTTTTAATGGTTTTATCGAGCATTTCGAGCTGCTTACACCAAGCTACAAAAAACAGCTCGAAAGTCAGCATGAAAGCTTGTCTAAAACATTAAAAGATCTTAAAGATTGGCAAAAGTATGCAGCCACACCTAAACGTGAAGAATTGCTTGCGGAGCTTGATATCAAACTGGCTGAGGAGTCGGTTGACCCCGTTAAACGTGCTGAGGAAGTAAAACTACTTAGAACACGTTGGAACGAACTTGGTCATGTTGAAACTGAACAGGAAAAGGCACAAGCAGCTCAATTTGATGAAAAAATTGAATTATTGTTTGTACCTTGTCGCGCTTACTTTGCGGAGCAGGAAGTGCAGCGTGAGCAGGCAAAAATTGCACGTGAAGCGGTAATTGAAGAAGTGAAAGTACTGCTTAGTACTTTGGATAACGAGGGTATTGATTGGCGAGAAGTTGAAGCACAATTTAATCGCCTAGCCAAAGCATGGAAAAATGCTGGCAATGTGGATGCTAAAATCTATCAAAAGCTGAATTCAATTTATCGTGAGCATCATCAAGCAGTTTACGAGAAACTAAAAGCCTTCCATCAAGCCAATGCCGTTGAAAAGGCAAAGCTAGTTGAAACTGCACGCCAACAACTAGAGGCTGAAGATTTGGCTGCAGCTTGTGACTTATTGAAATCGTTGCAAAAGCAGTGGCAGCAAATTGGTTTTGCCGGTGCCAAGCAAGAGCATACCCTGTGGAAAGCATTTCGTGCCCATAATGATGCCGTGTTTGAAAAGCGTAGTGCACAATATGCCGAGCAAAAAGCACAGGAGAAGTCGCAGGAAGCCGAACAGCGTCAGTTGCTAGCAGAGTTCGACAACAAAGTCATCGAAGCGGTAACTCAAAATGAACTAGCTGCTATTCGTGATGAACTCAATACGTTTACTGTCGTGCTAGGACTGAAGCAAGAAAAGAATCGTTTATTGTCACAAGTGAAATCAAAATTAGATGATCTATTTTCTTCACAGCGTCGCGAGAAGTTCAATGAGCTGGTGGAAGCGGTAGAAACGGGCGGTGATATTCCGAGTTCTTGGCAAGGTACCAACAAAACCTCATTAAACACCGCTCAACTGCTGTTGAGGCTTGAGATTTTAACGAACCAGTCTTCACCAGAAGCACTGCAAAGCGAGAGAATGTCTGAGCAAGTCGCAATGCTTGATGCAAAACTCCAAGGTGAGGAAAGTAGCCTTGAGATCTACTTAATTAGTTATTTGGCTGAAGCAAGTGAGGCTGAACTTTCTTCTTCAAAAGACAGATTACTTAGTGTTTTGAATGCCTAA
- a CDS encoding YeaC family protein: MNVDSLVQNITPEVFERLQYGASTGKWPDGTPLSDAQKEQTVQLVMLYQAKVAKSNEQFTINEKGEMVQKSKRELQQEFKADNEIARFSENDL; the protein is encoded by the coding sequence ATGAATGTAGATAGCTTAGTTCAAAATATTACCCCTGAAGTATTCGAGCGTTTGCAATACGGCGCGTCAACTGGAAAGTGGCCTGATGGTACGCCGCTAAGCGATGCGCAGAAAGAGCAAACCGTGCAGTTAGTCATGCTATATCAAGCAAAAGTAGCAAAGTCTAATGAACAATTCACCATCAACGAAAAAGGTGAGATGGTGCAAAAATCCAAACGCGAATTACAACAAGAATTCAAAGCCGACAACGAAATAGCTAGGTTCAGTGAAAATGATCTTTAA